In Labrys wisconsinensis, the following proteins share a genomic window:
- a CDS encoding XdhC family protein, whose protein sequence is MKLATLKAVNAARAARRPIVLVTDVETGEERVVHEAAAGDPLAAAVAEQLRKGKSAMVALDGRRFFLTVHVPPVKLVMTGAVHISQALVPLARLLGHEPIVVDPRTAFASPERFPDVTLVAEWPDVALPPLGVDRYTAFIALTHDPKIDDPALAHALSRDCFYIGALGSRKTHARRLERLRAAGFSDAALARIHAPVGLDIGAISPAEIAVSIVAEITAALRLESGEKQARAA, encoded by the coding sequence ATGAAGCTCGCCACCCTCAAGGCCGTCAACGCCGCGCGCGCCGCGCGCCGGCCGATCGTGCTGGTCACCGATGTCGAGACCGGCGAGGAGCGGGTCGTGCACGAGGCGGCCGCCGGCGATCCCCTCGCCGCCGCGGTCGCCGAGCAGCTGCGCAAGGGCAAGTCCGCCATGGTGGCGCTGGACGGCCGGCGCTTCTTCCTCACCGTCCACGTGCCGCCGGTGAAGCTCGTCATGACCGGCGCCGTGCATATCAGCCAGGCGCTGGTGCCGCTCGCCCGGCTGCTCGGCCACGAGCCGATCGTCGTCGACCCCCGCACCGCCTTCGCCTCGCCCGAGCGCTTTCCCGACGTCACCCTGGTGGCGGAATGGCCCGACGTCGCCCTGCCCCCGCTCGGCGTCGACCGCTACACCGCCTTCATCGCCCTGACCCACGACCCGAAGATCGACGATCCGGCCCTGGCGCATGCCCTCAGCCGCGACTGCTTCTATATCGGGGCGCTCGGCTCGCGGAAGACCCATGCCCGGCGGCTCGAGCGGCTGAGGGCGGCCGGCTTCTCCGACGCGGCGCTGGCGCGCATCCACGCCCCGGTCGGCCTCGACATCGGCGCCATCAGCCCGGCGGAGATCGCCGTCTCGATCGTCGCCGAGATCACCGCGGCGCTGCGCCTGGAGAGCGGCGAGAAGCAGGCGCGGGCAGCCTGA
- a CDS encoding XdhC family protein has translation MDLASDTDILARAEAWREAGKGVAIATVVETWGSAPRPVGSSLVIDEDGNFLGSVSGGCVEGAVVTEAVDVIGSGEPRMLEFGVADETAWRVGLSCGGTIRVYVEKVD, from the coding sequence ATGGACCTTGCATCCGATACCGACATCCTGGCCCGGGCCGAGGCCTGGCGCGAGGCCGGCAAGGGCGTCGCCATCGCCACCGTCGTGGAGACCTGGGGCTCGGCCCCGCGCCCCGTCGGCTCCAGCCTCGTCATCGACGAGGACGGCAATTTCCTCGGCTCGGTCTCGGGCGGCTGCGTCGAAGGCGCCGTCGTGACCGAGGCGGTCGACGTGATCGGCTCGGGCGAGCCCAGGATGCTGGAATTCGGCGTCGCCGACGAAACCGCCTGGCGGGTAGGCCTGTCCTGCGGCGGCACCATCCGCGTCTATGTCGAGAAGGTGGATTAG
- a CDS encoding vWA domain-containing protein, which yields MSEASGHLAENIVYFARCLREAGLPVGPASVLDAIAAVETARIGDRDDFYWTLHAVFVKRHEQSILFEQAFALFWRKRALMDKLIAMMSPVAVDRSEKKARPQAGSQRVNEAMFKQAPKEQAEEKVLELDARLTVSEREVLKDKDFAQMTAAEIALAKREMVRLRMPVDLVETRRLVPGEGRVIDLRRTMRAAMRNAGHVVDIKFRRPAVKHPPIVALCDISGSMADYSRLFLHFLHAVSEQGRRVHAFVFATRLTNITRALRTRDPDEALEQCSRLVKDWDGGTRIAHCLERFNKDWSRRVLGQGAVVLLITDGLERQVDAGLAHEMDRVQRSCRRFIWLNPLLRFQAFEARAAGIKAMLPHVDEFRTMHNLKSMGDLVRALGREADADADPAAWLRKVA from the coding sequence ATGAGCGAGGCGTCCGGGCATCTGGCCGAGAACATCGTCTATTTCGCCCGCTGCCTGCGCGAGGCCGGGCTGCCCGTCGGCCCGGCCTCGGTGCTGGACGCCATCGCCGCCGTCGAGACCGCACGCATCGGCGACCGCGACGACTTCTACTGGACGCTGCACGCCGTCTTCGTGAAGCGGCACGAGCAGTCCATCCTGTTCGAGCAGGCCTTCGCCCTGTTCTGGCGCAAGCGCGCCCTGATGGACAAGCTCATCGCCATGATGTCGCCGGTGGCGGTCGACCGCTCGGAGAAGAAGGCGAGGCCTCAGGCCGGCAGCCAGCGCGTCAACGAGGCGATGTTCAAGCAGGCGCCGAAGGAGCAGGCCGAGGAGAAGGTGCTCGAGCTCGACGCCAGGCTCACCGTCTCCGAGCGCGAGGTGCTGAAGGACAAGGATTTCGCCCAGATGACCGCGGCGGAGATCGCTCTCGCCAAGCGCGAGATGGTGCGCCTGCGCATGCCGGTCGACCTGGTCGAGACCCGTCGCCTGGTGCCGGGCGAGGGCCGGGTCATCGACCTGCGCCGCACCATGCGGGCCGCCATGCGCAATGCCGGCCATGTCGTCGACATCAAGTTCCGCCGGCCGGCGGTCAAGCATCCGCCGATCGTGGCGCTGTGCGACATTTCCGGCTCCATGGCCGATTATTCCAGGCTGTTCCTGCATTTCCTGCACGCCGTCTCCGAGCAGGGCCGGCGGGTGCACGCCTTCGTCTTCGCCACGCGCCTCACCAACATCACCAGGGCGCTGCGCACCCGCGACCCGGACGAGGCGCTGGAGCAGTGCAGCCGCCTGGTGAAGGACTGGGACGGCGGCACGCGCATCGCCCATTGCCTCGAGCGCTTCAACAAGGACTGGTCGCGCCGGGTGCTCGGCCAGGGCGCCGTCGTGCTGCTGATCACCGACGGGCTGGAGCGCCAGGTCGATGCGGGCCTCGCCCACGAGATGGACCGGGTGCAGCGCTCCTGCCGGCGCTTCATCTGGCTCAACCCGCTCTTGCGCTTCCAGGCCTTCGAGGCGCGCGCCGCCGGCATCAAGGCGATGCTGCCGCATGTGGACGAATTCAGGACCATGCACAATCTCAAGAGCATGGGCGACCTGGTGCGGGCGCTGGGGCGCGAGGCCGACGCGGATGCCGATCCGGCGGCATGGCTAAGGAAGGTCGCCTGA
- a CDS encoding AAA family ATPase: MTPAPALPASIDATATLLAGADYVAGRDLATVLFLALRMKRPLFLEGEAGVGKTEIAKVLATVLARPLIRLQCYEGLDIASAVYEWNTMAQMVEIRLAEAAGDVDRATLGSELFSERFLHRRPVLQALGDTGAGAPVLLIDELDRTDEAFEAYLLEVLSDFQVTIPELGTIKAPEPPIVIITSNRTREIHDALKRRCLYHWVDYPSAERELEILRRKVPGVAARLSREVVAFVQAIRREDLFKAPGVAETLDWATALTELDAVALDPALVSDTLGVLLKYQDDIARMSGSEAKRLIDGMRAQLQAAQ; the protein is encoded by the coding sequence ATGACGCCAGCGCCTGCCCTCCCCGCCTCCATCGACGCCACCGCCACGCTGCTCGCGGGCGCCGACTACGTCGCCGGGCGGGACCTCGCCACCGTGCTCTTCCTCGCCCTGCGCATGAAGCGTCCGCTGTTCCTGGAAGGCGAGGCCGGCGTCGGCAAGACCGAGATCGCCAAGGTGCTGGCGACGGTGCTGGCCCGCCCGCTGATCCGCCTGCAATGCTACGAGGGCCTCGACATCGCCTCGGCCGTGTACGAGTGGAACACCATGGCGCAGATGGTCGAGATCCGCCTGGCCGAGGCGGCCGGCGACGTCGACCGCGCCACCCTCGGCAGCGAGCTGTTCTCCGAGCGCTTCCTCCACCGCCGGCCGGTGCTGCAGGCCCTCGGCGACACCGGCGCCGGCGCGCCGGTGCTGCTGATCGACGAGCTCGACCGCACCGACGAAGCCTTCGAGGCCTATCTCCTCGAGGTCCTGTCCGACTTCCAGGTGACCATCCCCGAGCTCGGCACCATCAAGGCGCCGGAGCCGCCGATCGTCATCATCACCTCCAACCGCACCCGCGAGATCCACGACGCCCTGAAGCGGCGCTGCCTCTATCACTGGGTCGACTATCCCAGCGCCGAGCGCGAGCTGGAGATCCTGCGCCGCAAGGTGCCGGGCGTGGCTGCGCGCCTGTCGCGCGAGGTGGTGGCCTTCGTCCAGGCCATCCGCCGGGAGGACCTGTTCAAGGCGCCGGGCGTCGCCGAGACCCTGGACTGGGCCACCGCCCTCACCGAGCTCGACGCCGTCGCGCTCGACCCGGCGCTGGTCTCCGACACCCTCGGCGTGCTCCTGAAGTATCAGGACGACATCGCCCGCATGTCCGGCAGCGAGGCCAAGCGCCTGATCGACGGCATGCGCGCACAGCTGCAGGCGGCGCAGTGA
- a CDS encoding FAD binding domain-containing protein: MYAFDYQRPASVRAAVAALAKAEDAKLLAGGHTLIPTMKQRLASPSRLIDLGGVADLVGIEVKGRVVVIGAMTPHGRVATSPAVAEAIPALARLAGLIGDPAVRARGTIGGSLANNDPAADYPAAALALGATIITNKRRIPADEFFAGLFSTALEEGEIITRVAFPIPSRAAYEKFPNPASRYALVGVFVARRGTVRVAVTGAGSDGVFRHAAAEEALTARFTPKALDGVTLSPDGLNGDIHASAEYRAHLIGVLTRRAVEAARR, from the coding sequence ATGTACGCCTTCGACTATCAGCGCCCGGCCTCTGTCCGCGCCGCTGTCGCCGCCCTCGCCAAGGCGGAAGACGCCAAGCTGCTCGCCGGCGGACACACGCTGATCCCCACCATGAAGCAGCGCCTCGCCAGCCCGTCCCGGCTCATCGACCTCGGCGGCGTCGCCGATCTCGTCGGCATCGAGGTCAAGGGCCGGGTCGTGGTGATCGGCGCCATGACGCCGCATGGCCGGGTGGCGACCAGCCCGGCCGTCGCCGAGGCGATCCCGGCGCTCGCCCGCCTCGCCGGCCTGATCGGCGACCCGGCGGTGCGGGCGCGCGGCACCATCGGCGGCTCGCTGGCCAACAACGACCCCGCCGCCGACTATCCCGCGGCGGCGCTGGCCCTCGGCGCCACGATCATCACCAACAAGCGGCGCATCCCCGCGGACGAGTTCTTCGCCGGCCTGTTCAGCACCGCGCTGGAGGAGGGCGAGATCATCACCCGCGTGGCGTTCCCGATCCCCTCCAGGGCCGCCTACGAGAAGTTCCCGAACCCGGCCTCGCGCTACGCCCTGGTCGGCGTCTTCGTCGCCAGGCGCGGCACCGTGCGCGTCGCCGTCACCGGCGCAGGCTCCGACGGCGTGTTCCGCCATGCCGCCGCCGAGGAAGCGCTCACCGCGCGCTTCACGCCGAAGGCGCTCGACGGCGTCACCCTTTCGCCCGACGGCCTTAACGGTGACATCCATGCCAGCGCCGAGTATCGTGCCCATCTCATCGGCGTGCTGACCCGTCGCGCGGTGGAGGCGGCGCGCCGCTGA
- a CDS encoding xanthine dehydrogenase family protein molybdopterin-binding subunit, translating to MTTTGVGASVRRKEDLRFITGKGNYTSDINRPGQAHAYFLRSPHAHAAIRSIDIDKARHMPGVVGILTGEDLAADKIGGLICGWMIHSKDGTPMKAGPHPALAQGKVRHVGDQVVVVIAETLAQAKDAAEAVVVDYEVLPAVTETAKAQAKGAPQVHDVAPDNTIFEWALGDKAATDAAFAAATHVTRLEIVNNRLVPNPMEPRAAVGDYDSGTESFTLYTTSQNPHVARLVLSAFVGIAPEHKLRVIAPDVGGGFGSKIFIYAEETVCVWAARRVGRPVKWTSDRTEAFLVDAHGRDHVTHAELAVDETGRITGLRVKTIANLGAYMSTFSSSVPTYLYAPLLSGQYDIPAIYAEVDAVYTHTAPVDAYRGAGRPEATFVVERLVEVAARELGVDPARFRRKNFVRKFPHQTPVIMAYDAGDYAAALDKAMELHDVKGFPVRRRTSARNGKLRGLGYSAYIEACGIAPSAAVGSLGAGVGLWESAEIRVNPVGTVEVLTGSHSHGQGHETTFAQLVSDRLGIDINSVSIVHGDTDKVQFGMGTYGSRSGAVGMSAIVKAVDKVIAKGKKVASYVLEASEGDIEFKDGRFTVAGTDKGLGFGEVALQAYIAHKFSGQELEPGLKEGAFYDPTNFTFPAGVHICELEIDPQTGVTTIERWTAVDDFGELINPMIVEGQVHGGIAQGVGQALLEGTVYDKDGQLLTASYMDYCMPRADNLPSFNVGMTKTRCPSNPLGIKGCGEAGAIAAPPAVINALTDAIGSEDVPMPATPQAVWQAVQRANRLKAAAE from the coding sequence ATGACCACGACCGGAGTGGGCGCCTCGGTGCGCCGCAAGGAAGACCTTCGCTTCATCACCGGCAAGGGCAACTATACCAGCGACATCAACCGGCCGGGCCAGGCCCATGCCTATTTCCTGCGCTCGCCCCATGCCCATGCCGCCATCCGCTCGATCGACATCGACAAGGCCCGGCACATGCCCGGCGTCGTCGGCATCCTGACCGGCGAGGACCTCGCCGCCGACAAGATCGGCGGGCTGATCTGCGGCTGGATGATCCATTCCAAGGACGGCACGCCGATGAAGGCCGGCCCGCATCCCGCGCTCGCCCAGGGCAAGGTGCGCCATGTCGGCGACCAGGTCGTGGTCGTCATCGCCGAGACGCTGGCGCAGGCCAAGGACGCGGCCGAGGCCGTCGTGGTGGATTACGAGGTCCTGCCGGCGGTGACCGAGACCGCCAAGGCCCAGGCCAAGGGCGCCCCCCAGGTGCACGACGTCGCGCCCGACAACACCATCTTCGAGTGGGCGCTGGGCGACAAGGCGGCGACGGACGCGGCCTTCGCCGCGGCCACGCACGTCACCAGGCTGGAGATCGTCAACAACCGCCTGGTGCCCAACCCGATGGAGCCGCGCGCCGCGGTCGGCGACTATGACAGCGGCACCGAGAGCTTCACGCTCTACACCACCTCCCAGAACCCGCATGTGGCGCGGCTGGTGCTCTCGGCCTTCGTCGGCATCGCGCCCGAGCACAAGCTCAGGGTCATCGCCCCCGACGTCGGCGGCGGCTTCGGCTCGAAGATCTTCATCTATGCCGAGGAGACCGTGTGCGTCTGGGCGGCCCGGCGCGTCGGCCGGCCGGTGAAATGGACCAGCGACCGCACCGAGGCCTTCCTGGTCGACGCCCATGGCCGCGACCACGTCACCCATGCGGAGCTGGCGGTCGACGAGACCGGCAGGATCACCGGCCTCCGGGTGAAGACGATCGCCAATCTCGGCGCCTACATGTCGACCTTCTCCTCCTCGGTGCCGACCTATCTCTATGCCCCGCTGCTGTCGGGCCAGTACGACATCCCGGCGATCTATGCCGAGGTCGACGCGGTCTATACCCATACCGCGCCGGTCGACGCCTATCGCGGCGCCGGCCGGCCGGAGGCGACCTTCGTGGTCGAGCGCCTGGTCGAGGTCGCGGCCCGCGAGCTCGGCGTCGATCCGGCCCGGTTCCGCCGCAAGAACTTCGTCCGCAAGTTCCCGCACCAGACGCCCGTCATCATGGCCTATGACGCGGGCGACTATGCCGCCGCGCTCGACAAGGCGATGGAGCTGCACGACGTCAAGGGCTTCCCGGTCCGCCGCCGGACCTCGGCCAGGAACGGCAAGCTCAGGGGCCTCGGCTACTCCGCCTATATCGAGGCCTGCGGCATCGCGCCCTCGGCGGCGGTCGGCTCGCTCGGCGCCGGCGTCGGCCTGTGGGAATCGGCCGAGATCCGGGTCAACCCGGTCGGCACGGTCGAGGTGCTCACCGGCTCCCACAGCCACGGCCAGGGCCACGAGACCACCTTCGCCCAGCTGGTCTCCGACCGGCTCGGCATCGACATCAACTCGGTGTCGATCGTCCACGGCGACACCGACAAGGTGCAGTTCGGCATGGGCACCTACGGCTCGCGCTCCGGCGCGGTCGGCATGTCCGCCATCGTCAAGGCGGTCGACAAGGTGATCGCCAAGGGCAAGAAGGTCGCCTCCTACGTGCTCGAAGCCTCCGAAGGCGACATCGAGTTCAAGGACGGCCGCTTCACCGTGGCCGGCACCGACAAGGGGCTCGGCTTCGGCGAGGTGGCGCTGCAGGCCTATATCGCCCACAAGTTCTCCGGCCAGGAGCTGGAGCCGGGTCTGAAGGAGGGCGCGTTCTACGATCCGACCAACTTCACCTTCCCGGCCGGCGTGCATATCTGCGAGCTGGAGATCGATCCGCAGACCGGCGTCACCACCATCGAGCGCTGGACCGCGGTCGACGATTTCGGCGAGCTGATCAACCCGATGATCGTCGAGGGCCAGGTGCACGGCGGCATCGCCCAGGGCGTCGGCCAGGCGCTGCTGGAGGGCACGGTCTATGACAAGGACGGCCAGCTTCTGACCGCCTCCTACATGGACTATTGCATGCCGCGCGCCGACAACCTGCCCTCCTTCAACGTCGGCATGACCAAGACGCGCTGCCCCTCCAACCCGCTCGGCATCAAGGGCTGCGGCGAGGCCGGGGCGATCGCCGCCCCGCCGGCGGTGATCAACGCCCTCACCGACGCCATCGGCAGCGAGGACGTGCCGATGCCGGCGACGCCCCAGGCGGTCTGGCAGGCGGTGCAGCGGGCGAACCGGCTCAAGGCCGCGGCCGAGTGA
- a CDS encoding (2Fe-2S)-binding protein, with protein MASVSLTVNGKAVTADVDPRTLLVEFLRENLRLTGTHVGCDTSQCGACLVHLDGAAVKSCTTLAVQASGGSVTTIEGLAVNGVLHPMQEAFRENHGLQCGFCTPGMIMSAIDMVNRKGPNLDEHTIREELEGNICRCTGYHNIVKAIAAGAAAMAGSEVRRAAE; from the coding sequence ATGGCTTCCGTATCCCTGACGGTGAACGGCAAGGCCGTCACCGCAGATGTCGACCCCCGCACCCTGCTGGTCGAGTTCCTGCGCGAGAACCTGCGTCTGACCGGCACCCATGTGGGCTGCGACACCAGCCAATGCGGCGCCTGCCTGGTCCATCTCGACGGCGCGGCGGTCAAGTCCTGCACCACCCTCGCCGTGCAGGCCAGCGGCGGCTCGGTCACCACCATCGAGGGCCTGGCGGTCAACGGCGTGCTGCATCCGATGCAGGAGGCGTTCCGTGAGAATCATGGCCTGCAGTGCGGCTTCTGTACGCCCGGCATGATCATGTCCGCCATCGACATGGTGAACCGCAAGGGCCCGAACCTCGACGAGCACACCATCCGCGAAGAGCTCGAGGGCAATATCTGTCGCTGCACCGGCTACCACAACATCGTCAAGGCCATCGCCGCGGGTGCCGCCGCCATGGCCGGATCGGAGGTCCGACGAGCCGCTGAATGA
- a CDS encoding NUDIX hydrolase → MSEAIAIHDVHTLDTRFEPRSWPFAEENRDRIAAHWASVVENKPALFNGRVLLLHRWSIADGVFSGGYLMTDYASFLAWRDFGHPGAERWNGFAMAALTSAEGHFLLGEMADHTANAGAIYFAAGTPDPSDVVGDRVDLAGSVLRELEEETGLGPAEVSVEPGWTILVHGPRIAMMQRLRSPLPGAALQARIERFLAAEPNPELTRMHVVARLEDIQRARMPAFQIAYLEHALGH, encoded by the coding sequence GTGTCTGAGGCCATCGCGATCCACGACGTCCACACCCTCGATACCCGGTTCGAGCCACGGTCCTGGCCCTTCGCCGAGGAGAACCGCGATCGGATCGCCGCGCATTGGGCGAGCGTGGTCGAGAACAAGCCGGCCCTGTTCAACGGCCGTGTGCTGCTGCTGCACCGCTGGTCGATCGCAGACGGGGTGTTCTCCGGCGGCTATCTCATGACCGACTATGCCAGCTTCCTGGCCTGGCGCGACTTCGGCCATCCCGGCGCGGAAAGATGGAACGGCTTCGCCATGGCGGCGCTGACCTCGGCCGAGGGGCACTTCCTGCTCGGCGAGATGGCCGACCACACCGCCAATGCCGGCGCCATCTACTTCGCAGCCGGCACGCCGGACCCCTCCGACGTCGTCGGCGACCGGGTCGACCTCGCCGGCTCGGTGCTGCGCGAGCTGGAGGAGGAGACCGGCCTCGGCCCGGCCGAGGTTTCGGTCGAGCCCGGCTGGACCATCCTGGTGCACGGCCCGCGCATCGCCATGATGCAGCGCCTGCGCTCGCCCCTGCCCGGCGCCGCGCTGCAGGCCCGGATCGAGCGCTTCCTGGCGGCCGAGCCCAATCCGGAGCTGACACGCATGCATGTCGTCGCCCGCCTGGAGGACATCCAGCGCGCGCGCATGCCGGCGTTCCAGATCGCCTATCTCGAGCACGCCCTGGGCCATTGA
- a CDS encoding PhzF family phenazine biosynthesis protein, translating to MPRRFFTLDVFADTPLAGNPLAVVIDAAGLDAGAMQRIAREFNLSETVFVLPPENRRHRARIRIFTPGLEMPFAGHPTVGTAVLLASLDHPDAIDGDEPTDILFGLEETIGIVPCAVTLGGGRAFARFELPKLPERDGEAKDDDRLARALGLEAGDIGFDNHRPTVYSAGFPYSLVPVRDLAALGRIRIDTSVWKETFGQEGLGAAYAYTRETALPGSAFRARMFSPGDGIPEDPATGSAVAAFAGAVMAFEAPADGNHRLRIEQGFEMGRPSLIDLSLTVVDGRLIGAAISGAAVIVGEGVLRV from the coding sequence ATGCCCAGACGCTTCTTCACCCTCGACGTCTTCGCCGACACGCCGCTCGCCGGCAATCCCCTCGCCGTCGTGATCGATGCCGCGGGCCTGGATGCCGGCGCGATGCAGAGGATCGCGCGCGAGTTCAACCTGTCGGAGACGGTGTTCGTGCTGCCGCCGGAAAACCGGCGGCACCGCGCCCGCATCCGCATCTTCACGCCCGGCCTGGAAATGCCCTTCGCCGGCCATCCCACCGTCGGCACCGCCGTGCTCCTGGCGAGCCTCGACCATCCCGACGCCATCGACGGCGACGAGCCGACCGACATCCTGTTCGGACTGGAGGAGACGATCGGCATCGTGCCCTGCGCCGTGACGCTGGGCGGCGGGCGTGCCTTCGCCCGCTTCGAGCTGCCCAAGCTGCCCGAGCGCGACGGCGAGGCCAAGGACGACGATCGGCTCGCCCGGGCCCTCGGCCTGGAGGCCGGGGATATCGGCTTCGACAACCACCGGCCGACCGTCTACAGCGCCGGCTTTCCCTACAGCCTGGTGCCGGTGCGCGACCTCGCCGCGCTCGGGCGGATCCGCATCGATACCTCGGTGTGGAAGGAGACCTTCGGCCAGGAAGGCCTGGGTGCGGCCTATGCCTACACGCGCGAGACCGCCCTGCCCGGCAGCGCCTTCCGTGCCCGGATGTTCTCGCCCGGCGACGGCATCCCGGAGGACCCGGCCACCGGCTCGGCCGTCGCCGCCTTCGCCGGCGCGGTCATGGCGTTCGAGGCGCCTGCGGACGGCAACCATCGGCTGCGCATCGAGCAGGGCTTCGAGATGGGGCGCCCCTCGCTCATCGATCTCAGCCTGACCGTGGTGGACGGCCGACTGATCGGCGCCGCCATATCGGGCGCCGCGGTGATCGTCGGCGAGGGCGTGCTGCGTGTCTGA
- the pdxY gene encoding pyridoxal kinase PdxY codes for MNILSIQSWVAYGHVGNASAVFPMQRLGCDVWAIHTVQFSNHTGYGAWKGRVFDGPMIDEIVDGIAQRGVLPRCDGVVSGYMGSADIGTAILSAVARVREANPAATYCCDPVIGDVGTGVFVRPGIAEFMRDKAVPAADVITPNQFELELLSGRPVTRLDDAKAAVARLHTLGPKVVLVTSLITEETPVDAIDLAASDGEGFWRVRTPRLAIAASGAGDAIAALFNLHWKRSGSAAEALGNAAASIYGLLKRTAEAGATEILVVEAQDEFVAPSRRFPVERV; via the coding sequence ATGAACATTCTCTCCATCCAGTCCTGGGTCGCCTACGGCCATGTCGGCAATGCCTCGGCCGTCTTTCCCATGCAGCGGCTCGGCTGCGACGTCTGGGCCATCCACACCGTGCAGTTCTCCAACCATACCGGCTACGGCGCCTGGAAGGGCCGGGTGTTCGACGGGCCGATGATCGACGAGATCGTGGACGGCATCGCCCAGCGCGGCGTGCTGCCGCGCTGCGACGGCGTGGTCTCCGGCTATATGGGCTCGGCCGATATCGGCACCGCCATCCTCTCGGCCGTGGCTCGGGTGCGCGAGGCCAACCCGGCCGCCACCTATTGCTGCGATCCGGTGATCGGCGATGTCGGCACCGGCGTCTTCGTGCGCCCGGGCATCGCCGAGTTCATGCGCGACAAGGCCGTGCCGGCGGCCGACGTGATCACCCCGAACCAGTTCGAGCTGGAGCTGCTCTCCGGCCGGCCGGTGACGCGCCTCGACGACGCCAAGGCCGCGGTGGCGCGGCTGCACACCCTCGGCCCCAAGGTGGTGCTGGTCACCTCGCTGATCACCGAGGAGACCCCGGTCGACGCCATCGACCTCGCCGCCTCCGACGGCGAGGGGTTCTGGCGCGTGCGCACGCCGCGCCTCGCCATCGCCGCCAGCGGCGCCGGGGACGCCATCGCCGCCCTGTTCAACCTCCACTGGAAGCGCAGCGGCTCGGCGGCGGAGGCCCTGGGCAATGCCGCCGCCTCGATCTACGGGCTGCTGAAGCGCACCGCCGAGGCCGGCGCCACCGAGATCCTGGTGGTGGAGGCGCAGGACGAGTTCGTCGCGCCCAGCCGGCGCTTCCCCGTCGAGCGGGTCTGA
- a CDS encoding S1C family serine protease: MLDMTPSLVLDEDASPSSTPQPVPAGDAALLDAYSQAVIDVAERVGPAVVKLDVRQGGRPAGSGSGVILSPDGLVLTNSHVAQGAARVGVQTPDGRHFDARLIGDDPDTDLALVHIEQPVSLPTARLGDSAALRRGQVAVAIGNPLGFEATVTAGVISALGRSLRAKNGRLIDDVIQTDAALNPGNSGGALVSSRGEVIGINTAVIMGAQGICFAVASNTASFVMGQIIRHGRVRRASIGVAAQPGAISRRVQVATGIEQASGVMISAVETGSPADGAGLLMGDIVVALDGHRVSGADDLIRLLDETRIGRSVTLDVLRNGRVRVFELTPRDRRGA, translated from the coding sequence ATGCTCGACATGACGCCTTCCCTGGTCCTCGACGAGGACGCTTCTCCTTCCTCCACCCCGCAACCCGTCCCGGCCGGGGACGCGGCGCTGCTCGACGCCTATTCGCAGGCGGTGATCGACGTGGCCGAGCGGGTCGGCCCGGCCGTGGTCAAGCTCGACGTGCGCCAGGGCGGCCGTCCGGCCGGCTCCGGCTCGGGCGTGATCCTGTCGCCTGACGGGCTGGTGCTGACCAACAGCCACGTCGCCCAGGGCGCCGCGCGCGTCGGCGTGCAGACGCCGGACGGCCGGCATTTCGACGCGCGGCTGATCGGCGACGACCCCGACACCGATCTGGCGCTGGTGCATATCGAGCAGCCGGTGAGCCTGCCGACGGCGCGGCTCGGCGACAGCGCGGCGCTCCGGCGCGGCCAGGTGGCGGTGGCCATCGGCAACCCGCTCGGCTTCGAGGCGACGGTGACGGCCGGCGTGATCTCGGCGCTCGGCCGCTCGCTGCGCGCCAAGAACGGCCGGCTGATCGACGACGTGATCCAGACCGACGCGGCGCTCAACCCCGGCAATTCCGGCGGCGCGCTGGTGTCCTCGCGCGGCGAGGTGATCGGCATCAACACCGCCGTGATCATGGGGGCGCAGGGCATCTGCTTCGCCGTCGCCTCGAACACGGCGAGCTTCGTCATGGGCCAGATCATCCGCCACGGCCGGGTGCGCCGCGCCTCGATCGGCGTCGCCGCGCAGCCCGGGGCGATTTCGCGCCGCGTCCAGGTGGCGACCGGCATCGAGCAGGCGAGCGGGGTGATGATATCGGCGGTCGAGACCGGTAGCCCAGCCGACGGGGCCGGCTTGCTGATGGGCGACATCGTGGTGGCGCTCGACGGTCATCGCGTGTCGGGAGCTGACGACCTGATCCGGCTGCTCGACGAGACCCGGATCGGCCGCAGCGTCACGCTCGACGTGCTGCGCAACGGCCGGGTGCGGGTGTTCGAGCTGACGCCGCGCGACCGGCGGGGAGCATGA
- a CDS encoding FitA-like ribbon-helix-helix domain-containing protein: MASITIRNLEDPLKVKLRLQAARHGRSMEEEARTILRAALVEEPGLHVVERIRRRFADLGGVDLPDPKRDALREPPDFSE, encoded by the coding sequence TTGGCCAGCATCACGATCCGGAATCTCGAGGATCCGCTGAAGGTGAAGCTTCGCCTTCAGGCTGCGCGTCACGGCCGATCGATGGAGGAGGAGGCGCGCACCATTCTTCGTGCTGCGTTGGTCGAGGAGCCGGGACTGCATGTTGTCGAGAGGATCAGGCGTCGCTTTGCGGATCTCGGCGGTGTCGATCTGCCGGATCCAAAGCGTGATGCTCTTCGCGAGCCGCCGGATTTTTCGGAGTGA